In Humulus lupulus chromosome 7, drHumLupu1.1, whole genome shotgun sequence, the following are encoded in one genomic region:
- the LOC133790834 gene encoding uncharacterized protein LOC133790834, with protein sequence MLKEVLRNSWYRGIYGHGGESLRSCLYVPAIGIHNGQVHFAPRSFFGVEDFLDDNNSRPYTYKKEKKSKNPQKHVSFKQRTEAYMEPFTLDVLISKRFVTASLTHRVTSRQVAVAGTNSKDIKAVLRSRSDIPACLAIGSILAERAREADVYTASYTPRDRDKFEGKIRAVVQSLIDNGIDVKIYLD encoded by the exons ATGTTGAAGGAGGTTCTAAGAAATTCCTGGTACAGAGGGATTTATGGGCATGGAGGAGAGAGTCTTAGGAGCTGCTTGTACGTCCCTGCAATTGGTATCCACAACGGCCAG GTTCATTTTGCACCAAGAAGCTTTTTCGGGGTAGAAGATTTCCTTGATGACAACAACAGCCGACCGTACACTTACAAGAAGGAGAAGAAGTCAAAAAATCCACAGAAACATGTATCGTTCAAACAACGTACAGAGGCATACATGGAACCATTTACGCTCGACGTGTTAATCTCAAAGCGATTTGTGACGGCTTCACTTACTCACAGGGTGACTAGTAGGCAGGTTGCAGTTGCTGGCACCAACTCTAAGGACATAAAAGCCGTTCTCCGGTCCAGATCAGACATACCTGCATGTTTGGCCATTGGGAGTATTTTGGCTGAGAGGGCAAGAGAAGCTGATGTCTATACTGCTTCTTACACTCCAAGAGACAGGGACAAGTTCGAAGGGAAGATCAGGGCTGTCGTTCAATCTCTTATCGATAATGGAATTGATGTTAAGATTTATCTTGATTGA
- the LOC133790833 gene encoding uncharacterized protein LOC133790833, protein MSPMECNKEEAVRAMGLAEKKMHSGDFPGAYKIAQKAQRLFPDLENISQLLAVCEVHCSALVKVGTEKDWYKILQIEQTVDGATIKKQYRKLALLLHPDKNKFAGAEAAFKLIGEANMVLSDQAKRSSYDMKYRVVKRTAPPKPSIHHSNAGASVQQQYGASVNLQNFPRAQYAAQYPYQQTQPVTFWTCCPFCNVRYQFYKDFVNKLLLCTNCLKNYVAHDMGVQGAPSGSVRAAFPNQGPPVVPSQCNNVNFSGKRSPNPFPCPPQMPKAGPPAKPSGQSKMEEKDIKDAPVTKQQVKMPKSKKSGSSGHTNRKRGRRFVEESSESRDTEAETEDVYKDNVFDSSKLNERQHHRRSSRQKQNISYKDNFSDDDDFVSPPKRPRVATSSSSSEDDNRKTFVNGGITKGDGSHKEESKQFEGVPDKDRFSSKRSDAVAMEEGLEASDSEHFPCPDPEFNDFDKDKKKHCFAVNQVWACYDPVDGMPRFYARIKKVISEFKITWLESAPEDEIGDNWVNSELPVACGKYTLGDTQPVNLTIFSHQMHCMKGGRRGTLFVYPRKGETWALFQNWDINWSSDPKIHFPFHYEYVEILSDYQEDTGVSVAYLGRVKGFVSLFQQIQLHGTVKLQIPPNELYRFSHRIPSFKMTGEEREGVPKGSYEFDPAALPPSFFNVCDEDVKTNNDVHAKNAADQIPASGIPENNSKRETLISRKSPRKSNGNGKTSGGQSTAVDTGRNDMNQGNVAASNGNATVPQADEKMKTPKKQGISHDIDFKLRRSPRDLSKKNEAVSNQHSNSEKIESSASSSGVKFNNTSNSCNGDRVKDHCSQECYDFTQQRSKGKFKCDQIWALRTDGYVFPKTYAQVKKIETTPEFRVHVALLELCSTLKGAIQPVSCGTFKVKSEGTRVFLLSSFSHCLNVKAIMKKYEIYPRKGEIWAMYKNQHNELTPKLDGEYDIVEVMEEHGQNIQVAILIRVVGFKSMFKAPRIQRSKTGLLEILRDEMGKFSHQIPALQHTGEKDSRLAGCWELDPLSIPASLLSLD, encoded by the coding sequence ATGTCACCTATGGAGTGCAACAAAGAGGAGGCTGTTAGGGCAATGGGGCTTGCTGAGAAAAAAATGCACAGTGGAGATTTTCCAGGAGCATATAAGATTGCACAGAAGGCTCAGCGGCTCTTTCCTGatcttgagaacatttctcaattgCTGGCAGTCTGTGAAGTTCACTGTTCAGCCCTGGTGAAAGTAGGTACTGAAAAAGACTGGTATAAAATTCTACAGATTGAACAAACAGTTGATGGGGCAACCATTAAGAAACAGTACAGAAAGCTTGCTCTCTTGCTTCATCCTGACAAGAACAAATTTGCTGGTGCTGAAGCTGCTTTTAAGCTAATTGGTGAGGCTAATATGGTGCTCTCAGATCAAGCTAAACGTTCCAGTTATGATATGAAATATCGAGTTGTAAAGAGAACTGCTCCGCCAAAGCCATCAATCCATCATTCAAATGCGGGCGCGTCTGTCCAGCAACAGTATGGTGCTTCAGTCAATCTCCAGAATTTTCCTCGCGCACAATATGCTGCCCAATATCCATATCAGCAGACACAGCCAGTCACCTTTTGGACATGCTGCCCCTTCTGTAATGTGAGATATCAGTTCTACAAAGATTTTGTGAATAAATTGCTATTGTGTACAAATTGCCTTAAAAATTATGTTGCCCATGATATGGGTGTTCAAGGTGCACCATCAGGATCTGTTCGGGCTGCATTTCCAAATCAGGGTCCGCCAGTGGTGCCCTCACAATGCAATAATGTAAACTTCTCAGGCAAAAGATCCCCAAATCCATTTCCTTGCCCACCACAAATGCCGAAGGCAGGGCCTCCTGCCAAGCCTAGTGGACAGTCCAAAATGGAAGAGAAAGATATCAAGGATGCACCAGTGACTAAGCAACAGGTCAAAATGCCTAAGTCCAAGAAATCAGGATCTTCTGGCCATACAAACAGAAAGAGAGGGAGGAGGTTTGTTGAGGAATCAAGTGAAAGTCGTGACACTGAAGCTGAAACTGAAGATGTTTATAAAGATAATGTTTTTGACTCCTCTAAATTAAATGAAAGACAACACCATAGGAGATCTTCAAGACAGAAGCAGAATATTTCTTACAAGGACAATTTTAGTGATGACGATGATTTTGTAAGTCCCCCGAAAAGGCCGAGGGTGGCCACATCATCTAGTTCTAGTGAAGATGACAATAGAAAAACTTTTGTTAATGGTGGAATAACTAAAGGTGATGGGTCCCATAAGGAAGAGTCCAAGCAATTTGAAGGTGTTCCAGACAAGGACAGGTTTTCAAGCAAAAGGAGTGATGCTGTGGCAATGGAAGAAGGTCTTGAAGCATCTGATTCAGAGCACTTTCCATGTCCTGATCCCGAATTCAACGACTTTGATAAAGATAAGAAGAAACATTGTTTTGCTGTTAATCAGGTATGGGCTTGTTATGATCCAGTGGATGGCATGCCAAGATTTTATGCTCGAATTAAGAAAGTGATCTCTGAATTTAAGATTACCTGGCTGGAGTCTGCTCCAGAAGACGAAATAGGAGACAATTGGGTTAACAGTGAATTGCCGGTTGCGTGTGGTAAGTACACACTTGGGGATACTCAACCTGTTAATCTCACTATATTTTCACATCAGATGCACTGCATGAAAGGTGGTCGACGAGGTACTTTGTTCGTATATCCTAGGAAGGGAGAAACTTGGGCTCTCTTCCAGAATTGGGATATTAATTGGAGCTCTGACCCCAAAATTCATTTTCCTTTTCATTATGAATATGTAGAAATACTCTCAGATTACCAAGAGGATACTGGTGTTTCTGTAGCATACTTAGGGAGAGTGAAAGGGTTTGTCAGCCTATTTCAGCAAATTCAGCTTCATGGAACTGTGAAATTACAAATTCCACCTAATGAGCTGTACAGATTTTCTCATCGAATTCCCTCTTTTAAAATGACTGGTGAGGAAAGAGAAGGTGTTCCTAAAGGATCTTATGAATTTGACCCAGCTGCTTTACCACCAAGTTTCTTCAATGTTTGTGACGAAGATGTGAAGACGAATAATGATGTCCATGCTAAAAATGCAGCTGATCAGATCCCTGCATCTGGTATTCCCGAGAACAATTCCAAAAGAGAAACTTTAATATCTAGAAAATCTCCAAGGAAGAGTAATGGCAATGGTAAAACAAGTGGGGGCCAAAGCACTGCTGTAGACACTGGTAGGAATGACATGAACCAAGGTAATGTTGCTGCATCCAATGGAAATGCCACTGTGCCTCAGGCTGATGAGAAGATGAAGACACCAAAGAAGCAGGGAATCAGTCATGACATTGACTTTAAACTCAGAAGATCTCCGAGGGATCTAAGCAAAAAAAATGAAGCGGTATCTAACCAGCATTCAAACTCTGAAAAAATTGAAAGCTCTGCCAGCTCATCCGGCGTTAAGTTTAACAATACTTCTAATAGCTGCAATGGTGACAGAGTGAAGGACCATTGTTCCCAAGAATGCTACGACTTTACCCAGCAAAGGTCTAAGGGAAAGTTTAAGTGTGATCAGATATGGGCTCTGCGAACTGATGGGTATGTGTTTCCCAAGACCTATGCTCAAGTTAAGAAGATTGAGACCACCCCTGAATTCCGGGTGCATGTTGCCTTGCTAGAACTTTGCTCTACGTTGAAAGGTGCAATCCAGCCAGTTTCTTGCGGGACCTTCAAAGTTAAAAGTGAAGGTACCAGGGTCTTTCTGCTTTCATCATTCTCCCATTGTTTGAATGTCAAAGCTATTAtgaaaaaatatgaaatataCCCTCGGAAAGGGGAAATTTGGGCAATGTACAAGAACCAGCACAATGAGCTGACCCCTAAGCTGGATGGCGAGTATGACATagtggaagtgatggaagaacatgGCCAGAACATACAAGTTGCCATTCTTATTCGGGTCGTTGGCTTTAAATCTATGTTCAAGGCTCCAAGGATTCAGAGATCAAAAACTGGCCTGCTTGAGATACTGCGTGACGAAATGGGTAAATTCTCGCATCAGATTCCTGCGTTGCAACATACAGGAGAGAAAGATAGCCGCCTTGCAGGATGTTGGGAGCTTGATCCATTATCTATCCCTGCTAGTTTACTTTCCTTAGATTGA